A genomic window from Flavobacterium sp. I3-2 includes:
- a CDS encoding metallophosphoesterase, with protein sequence MKIQYCSDLHLEFPENKKYILENPIKPKADILILAGDIVPFAVMDKHQDFFDYVSEHFKYTFWIPGNHEYYYNDINSRIGSFEERIRENVYLLNNVVKEIDEIDLIFSTMWTRISSGRQFLIQQSLSDFKVIKNNSRLFNTDDYNILHQENLRFLENAFKKNNNKSVVITHHVPVFENYPEQYKDSKINEAFAVDLSDLIFNNSVDYWIYGHHHSNVKDFNVHKTNLVTNQLGYIRYGENIGYKDGAVIEINKSENINI encoded by the coding sequence ATGAAAATTCAATATTGTTCCGATTTACATTTGGAATTCCCGGAGAATAAAAAATATATATTAGAAAATCCCATAAAACCCAAAGCTGATATTTTAATTTTAGCTGGGGATATTGTACCTTTTGCTGTTATGGACAAACATCAAGATTTCTTTGATTATGTTTCTGAACACTTTAAATATACTTTTTGGATTCCTGGTAATCACGAATATTATTATAATGATATTAATAGCAGAATAGGAAGCTTTGAGGAGAGGATTAGAGAAAATGTGTATTTGCTCAATAATGTTGTAAAAGAAATAGATGAAATTGATCTTATTTTTTCAACGATGTGGACAAGAATTTCTTCTGGGAGACAATTCTTAATACAGCAATCACTTTCGGATTTCAAAGTAATTAAAAATAATAGTCGTTTGTTTAATACAGATGATTATAATATTCTTCATCAGGAAAATTTACGCTTTTTAGAAAACGCATTTAAAAAAAATAATAATAAATCGGTTGTTATTACACATCACGTTCCGGTATTTGAAAATTATCCTGAACAATATAAAGATAGTAAGATTAATGAAGCATTTGCTGTGGACTTGAGTGATTTAATATTTAATAATTCTGTTGATTATTGGATTTACGGACATCATCATTCCAATGTTAAAGATTTTAATGTACATAAAACTAATTTGGTTACGAATCAACTTGGTTATATTCGATATGGAGAAAATATTGGTTATAAAGATGGTGCAGTTATAGAAATAAATAAATCTGAAAATATTAATATTTAG